ttaaTACACCGTATATTGAAAGATAGTGTTACTAAAAGGCGAAAGGAATATCAACAAGTGATAATTGACGATAAAATTAAGGATCATCGATTAATATCAAAGATTATTTACCatacttgtttttttaatcGCTATGACACGAAGAAATATGAACAATTTCTGCTGCCACGAAATTTACGTCAAAACATTGATGATCTTGTAGAATGGAAACGTTTCCTGCGCGCTTCTTGCCATCGAGCACATGGCAATGGACAAGGGTGGTCGTGGAGGTGTCTTGATAAACGTAGCACAGCATTGCAACAGCGAGACGAGTGCCCAGCTGCCAATATACACAGCGACCAAATGGGCGACCATCGGCTTCTCGAAGGCTCTGGGGGTGAGAGGAATTTGAGTGGTTTAACAATAAGTCTGCCTGATCGATTTATTCGCGAATACAGTGCTCAATTTCCTTCCTTCCAGACTTCGCATCAGTTCGAGAAAAAGGGCATTCGCATCATAACTCTGTGTCCAGGACTCACAGAGACAGCTCTTACAATCGACGGTCCGAATAAGCTTCTTTCAAGGGTGATGAAGgcagattttgtaaaaaatcttGAACAGCTTCCGATACAAACGTGAGTTTTTCTAAACTACTCGTAATAATATCCGGTGGTTTCACTCTGATTGACTTTACCGATAATCGGGTCACTTAGCTGTCCGACGTTATCAATCGTTCTAGAAAAAGGTTTGCATCTTCGCTGAGTGTCGGTAAAATAATCTGTATCCACAAATTTCGTTGCTTCTCCACCTTCCCCACCGAGCACGAAAGATTTTCTTATATCTGAGAGAAATAATTGGCAATCTTTCATTAATTCCTTCGTCGCAGGCCGTTCGCTGTGGCAAAGGGCTTGATGTCTATTATGTGTAGCGGCGAACACGGCAGCATTTGGGTAATAGAGAACGGAGCGCATCCTTACGAAGCCTGCATTCCTGAGCCGCAAGCCCTGCGTCGTACCTTCAAAGACAATTACGCGATGGATCAAGAGGTGCAGCACGTGAAGAAAAAGCTGGCGAGGGATAATCACGAGAATACACAGGCTCCGATTGGCCTGGCGACGTGTGGTTAGAAGCCGAAAAATAGGCGttccattttcaaattaatcaGGTATAACATTAAAAGTTTGTTACAATCtgcagttgttttttttttttttttttggcctgGAACGATTGGCTATTTCTCGTTTTCTTCGCTtcacttttaattttatcgataCAAGTGAGAATACACTGCAAATCGAAATTTTACACGTTCGCTGATAAGTATCGAATTCTAGATTCTATATTGTACTGATAAAACATATTTCTAATAAGAGATGGAAAAATGCTCACTTTTGGGTATAAAACTGCAGCTTA
This region of Neodiprion virginianus isolate iyNeoVirg1 chromosome 7, iyNeoVirg1.1, whole genome shotgun sequence genomic DNA includes:
- the LOC124309569 gene encoding 15-hydroxyprostaglandin dehydrogenase [NAD(+)]-like isoform X2, with amino-acid sequence MIKLEVDLVEQIPQLRRMSATERAKEKEEINSVVSGKNVLVTGGANGLGSAFVKVFLQHDINKVTIIDVDNVKGQMSASAINKTAGYEKATYIRADVTKHEEMIDAFKKSSEAMDGIDIVINNAGILDERRWEREIAVNINGNVSCALLAIEHMAMDKGGRGGVLINVAQHCNSETSAQLPIYTATKWATIGFSKALGTSHQFEKKGIRIITLCPGLTETALTIDGPNKLLSRVMKADFVKNLEQLPIQTGEHGSIWVIENGAHPYEACIPEPQALRRTFKDNYAMDQEVQHVKKKLARDNHENTQAPIGLATCG
- the LOC124309569 gene encoding 15-hydroxyprostaglandin dehydrogenase [NAD(+)]-like isoform X1 encodes the protein MIKLEVDLVEQIPQLRRMSATERAKEKEEINSVVSGKNVLVTGGANGLGSAFVKVFLQHDINKVTIIDVDNVKGQMSASAINKTAGYEKATYIRADVTKHEEMIDAFKKSSEAMDGIDIVINNAGILDERRWEREIAVNINGNVSCALLAIEHMAMDKGGRGGVLINVAQHCNSETSAQLPIYTATKWATIGFSKALGTSHQFEKKGIRIITLCPGLTETALTIDGPNKLLSRVMKADFVKNLEQLPIQTPFAVAKGLMSIMCSGEHGSIWVIENGAHPYEACIPEPQALRRTFKDNYAMDQEVQHVKKKLARDNHENTQAPIGLATCG